In the genome of Shewanella glacialimarina, one region contains:
- the rapA gene encoding RNA polymerase-associated protein RapA: MPFALGQRWISDTESELGLGTVVQVEGRMVTLLFPATGENRMFSRAEAPLTRVIFNPGDCIESGDGWKLTVEEIEQKDQIIVYHGIHSDTQEKVSLRETLLSHNIRFNKPQDRLFAGQIDRLERFGVRYQCQLLRHKLATSDLLGLQGPRVGLIAHQQWIAHEVGRRYAPRVLLADEVGLGKTIEAGLIIHQQLLTGRAERILVIVPDTLRHQWLVEMLRRFNLRFSVFDEDRCVEAYADNDNPFYTEQLVICSLELLRKKKRLDQALDADWDLLVVDEAHHLEWSEDAPSRAYKIVEALSEVVPGVLLLTATPDQLGHQSHFARLRLLDPDRFYDYDAFLSEENSYKDVADAAQALASNDNLSQDAINSLTELLSEKDIEPNIRLIQATDVDETQQQEARDELLQELLDRHGTGRVLYRNSRASVKGFPQRHFNPYPQTMPEQYVTAQRVNDMMGGAKTPEAKALQALSPEKLYQAFENDSSWWKFDPRVDWLIEFLKSHRSKKVLIIASLAETALSLEEALRTREGIQATVFHEGMSIIERDKAGAYFAQEDGGAQALICSEIGSEGRNFQFASHLVLFDLPLNPDLLEQRIGRLDRIGQKNDIQIHLPYLAGTAQERLMRWYHDGLNSFELTCPSGHVLFNQFAEELIQVLANDDEEALTLLLNHTKQQYQQLKKSMEQGRDKLLEINSHGGERANALIKRLADNDSSTDLIGSVIRLWDIIGVDQEDCGENTIVLRPSEHMLYPTYPGLPEDGVTVTFDRETALSRDDIAFISQEHPIVQTGLDLITGSETGTTSVAVLKNKALPAGTLFLELIYMADASAPKSTQLYRYMPPTPIRILLDKSGNNMSDKVDYKSFDKQLSAVNRHIASKLVNASQPILHPLFAHGEGHAKAVLSELVLNAKDKMSHQLGGELNRLEALKAVNPNIRDAELDYIRNQIAELNEYIDDSQLQLDAIRMVLVSHV, from the coding sequence ATGCCGTTTGCTTTAGGTCAACGCTGGATCAGTGATACCGAGTCAGAACTAGGATTAGGCACAGTTGTGCAAGTTGAAGGCCGGATGGTCACATTATTATTTCCTGCCACTGGAGAGAACCGGATGTTCTCCCGTGCTGAAGCACCATTAACAAGGGTCATTTTTAATCCTGGCGATTGCATTGAAAGCGGTGACGGCTGGAAACTAACCGTTGAAGAAATTGAACAAAAAGATCAAATTATTGTTTATCACGGGATCCACAGCGACACCCAAGAGAAGGTCAGTTTAAGAGAAACATTACTGAGCCATAATATTCGTTTTAATAAGCCACAAGACCGCTTGTTTGCCGGTCAAATTGATCGCTTAGAACGTTTTGGCGTGCGATACCAATGTCAATTGTTACGTCACAAATTAGCCACCTCTGATTTATTAGGTTTACAAGGTCCACGTGTAGGCTTAATTGCACATCAACAATGGATTGCCCATGAAGTGGGTCGCCGTTATGCGCCAAGAGTATTGCTTGCTGATGAAGTCGGCTTAGGTAAAACCATTGAAGCAGGGTTAATCATCCACCAACAATTACTAACCGGTCGTGCTGAACGCATTTTGGTGATAGTACCAGATACCTTGCGTCACCAATGGTTAGTGGAAATGTTGCGCCGCTTTAACCTCAGGTTTTCAGTATTTGATGAAGACCGCTGCGTTGAAGCCTATGCCGATAACGATAACCCTTTTTATACCGAGCAATTAGTGATTTGTTCGCTTGAGTTATTGCGTAAAAAGAAACGTCTTGATCAGGCATTAGATGCCGATTGGGATTTATTGGTGGTCGATGAAGCTCACCATTTAGAATGGTCAGAAGATGCACCAAGCCGTGCATATAAAATAGTTGAAGCACTCAGTGAAGTTGTACCTGGGGTTTTATTACTCACAGCAACACCGGATCAACTGGGTCACCAAAGTCACTTTGCTCGTTTACGTCTGCTCGATCCCGATCGTTTTTATGATTACGACGCTTTCTTAAGCGAAGAAAACAGCTATAAAGATGTTGCCGATGCAGCCCAAGCTTTGGCGTCTAATGATAATTTAAGCCAAGATGCAATCAACAGCTTAACTGAGTTATTGTCAGAGAAAGACATCGAGCCTAACATTCGATTAATTCAAGCAACTGATGTTGATGAAACACAACAACAAGAAGCCCGCGACGAGTTGTTACAAGAATTATTAGACCGTCATGGCACTGGCCGCGTACTGTACCGTAACAGCCGCGCCTCAGTAAAAGGCTTCCCACAGCGTCATTTTAATCCTTATCCGCAAACGATGCCGGAACAATATGTTACTGCTCAGCGCGTGAATGACATGATGGGCGGCGCTAAAACACCTGAAGCCAAGGCATTACAGGCGTTAAGCCCTGAAAAGCTCTACCAAGCCTTTGAAAACGACAGTTCATGGTGGAAGTTTGACCCACGTGTTGACTGGTTAATTGAGTTCCTCAAAAGTCACCGCAGTAAAAAAGTACTGATTATTGCCAGCTTAGCTGAAACGGCATTAAGCCTTGAAGAAGCCCTACGTACCCGTGAAGGCATTCAGGCAACAGTATTCCATGAAGGTATGTCTATTATTGAGCGCGATAAAGCCGGTGCTTACTTTGCCCAGGAAGACGGTGGTGCTCAGGCGCTTATTTGTTCTGAAATCGGATCTGAAGGACGCAACTTCCAATTTGCCAGTCATTTAGTGTTATTTGATTTACCGCTTAACCCAGATTTACTCGAGCAACGCATTGGCCGTTTAGATCGTATTGGGCAGAAGAATGACATTCAAATTCATTTGCCTTACTTAGCGGGAACAGCTCAGGAACGCTTGATGCGTTGGTATCACGATGGATTAAATTCATTTGAACTCACCTGCCCAAGTGGACATGTATTATTTAATCAGTTTGCTGAAGAGTTAATTCAAGTGTTGGCCAATGACGACGAAGAGGCACTTACACTGCTACTGAATCACACTAAGCAGCAATACCAACAACTGAAAAAATCAATGGAACAAGGTCGAGATAAGCTATTAGAAATCAACTCACACGGTGGTGAGCGCGCTAATGCGTTGATTAAACGCCTAGCGGACAATGATAGCAGTACCGACCTTATTGGCAGTGTCATCCGCCTATGGGACATTATTGGCGTTGATCAAGAAGATTGCGGCGAAAACACTATTGTCTTACGTCCAAGCGAGCACATGTTATATCCAACTTATCCAGGTTTACCTGAAGATGGTGTCACTGTGACGTTCGATCGTGAAACTGCATTGTCACGCGATGATATAGCCTTTATCTCGCAGGAACATCCTATCGTACAAACGGGTTTAGATTTAATTACCGGTTCAGAAACAGGCACTACCAGTGTTGCTGTGCTGAAAAACAAAGCTTTGCCTGCTGGAACCTTATTTTTAGAACTGATTTATATGGCCGATGCTTCGGCACCAAAATCGACTCAGTTATACCGTTATATGCCACCTACCCCTATCCGCATTTTACTGGATAAGAGTGGCAACAATATGTCGGACAAAGTCGATTATAAAAGCTTTGATAAACAACTTAGTGCAGTTAATCGTCATATTGCCAGCAAGCTTGTTAATGCTTCTCAGCCAATATTGCACCCTTTGTTTGCCCACGGTGAAGGCCATGCAAAAGCGGTGTTATCTGAATTAGTACTCAACGCTAAAGATAAAATGAGTCATCAGCTTGGTGGCGAGTTAAACCGTCTTGAGGCGCTTAAAGCGGTTAACCCTAATATTCGTGATGCTGAACTGGATTACATCCGTAACCAAATAGCAGAGTTGAATGAATATATTGATGACAGCCAGCTGCAACTTGATGCAATACGCATGGTATTAGTTAGCCACGTGTAA
- a CDS encoding lysophospholipid acyltransferase family protein, which yields MPQLSLNNLLPKKPRSFFSKLLITLVDYLLGISQLNRVYQDSGLKGLEKKAFATRFVDVFELTVKSQTNLPQLIPPKGAAIVVANHPYGGIEGVILAFLLSSVRGDVKILANQALKIIPELADFFIFTNPLVPGAKGNAKSLRACKDHLAQGGLLVLFPAGRVSYPGRDGQVTDHQWHRIVGALTSFTQAPLIPCFISGKNSDFFYFMGKIYFRFRMLLLIREMLNSKGRTVEVTFGQATLLPSLPEKTQMTTDIARLMTYLHAPEYQHQWPVCKAPEMLPLAASQLPHNLDNEISQLPQDQCLLQYKYFKVYYASRAQCPAVIEDIRRLREENFRQFDEGSGLPQDGDAFDDTYTHLFVYDTQNQAITGAYRMGQTDNLLAQGGVSQLYLNRMFDFSAEFINQQQPCLEMGRSFVVASHQRSFHGLLLLFKGIGAFVCKFPQYRTLYGTVSLSKQYTPISVRLIEQFLVTSSSDVKPKKQFDVDVPNDIKQYLASYPADIEILELLVKQIEPDGKGLPVLVKLYHQLGAKFYCVGIDPNFAETPGLLLSVDLPHAPERLLKLYLGQGAEAYLQHNVHTSQA from the coding sequence ATGCCGCAGTTGAGTCTTAACAATCTGTTACCGAAAAAGCCTCGTAGTTTTTTTTCAAAATTATTGATAACCCTAGTCGATTACCTTTTAGGCATTAGCCAATTAAATCGTGTCTATCAAGATTCGGGGTTAAAAGGACTAGAGAAAAAAGCCTTTGCAACGCGCTTTGTTGATGTATTTGAGTTGACAGTAAAAAGCCAAACCAATTTACCTCAGCTTATCCCACCAAAGGGAGCTGCTATCGTGGTGGCGAATCACCCCTATGGCGGAATTGAAGGCGTTATTTTGGCTTTTTTATTATCTTCAGTGCGGGGTGATGTCAAAATACTCGCTAATCAAGCATTGAAAATCATTCCAGAATTAGCCGACTTCTTTATTTTTACCAACCCACTTGTTCCTGGTGCGAAAGGCAATGCTAAATCGCTAAGAGCCTGCAAAGACCACTTGGCCCAGGGCGGCTTATTAGTGCTGTTTCCTGCAGGACGGGTCAGTTATCCCGGTCGTGATGGTCAGGTGACAGATCACCAATGGCATCGAATAGTGGGCGCACTGACCTCTTTCACCCAAGCACCTTTAATACCCTGTTTTATTTCAGGAAAAAACAGCGACTTTTTCTATTTTATGGGAAAAATATACTTTCGTTTTAGAATGTTATTACTGATCAGAGAAATGCTAAACAGCAAAGGGAGAACCGTTGAGGTCACTTTTGGCCAAGCCACATTATTGCCATCTTTACCAGAGAAAACACAAATGACGACTGATATTGCCCGTTTAATGACATACTTGCATGCCCCTGAGTACCAACACCAATGGCCGGTATGCAAGGCACCTGAAATGTTGCCTCTTGCAGCCTCGCAATTACCGCACAATCTAGACAACGAAATAAGCCAACTTCCGCAAGATCAGTGCTTACTCCAGTATAAGTATTTTAAAGTGTACTACGCATCTCGCGCCCAATGCCCAGCTGTCATTGAAGACATTCGTCGCTTACGGGAGGAAAACTTCAGACAGTTTGATGAAGGCAGTGGCTTACCCCAGGACGGTGACGCATTCGATGACACTTATACTCATTTATTTGTCTACGACACTCAAAATCAGGCAATTACGGGTGCATATCGCATGGGGCAAACCGATAATTTACTCGCACAGGGCGGTGTATCTCAACTGTATTTAAACCGTATGTTTGACTTTAGCGCTGAATTTATCAATCAACAACAGCCCTGTCTTGAAATGGGTCGATCATTTGTAGTTGCCAGTCATCAGCGTAGCTTTCATGGTTTACTATTATTGTTTAAGGGCATTGGCGCGTTTGTGTGCAAGTTCCCACAATATCGCACCTTATACGGCACAGTGTCTTTAAGTAAGCAATATACGCCTATCAGTGTGCGGTTAATTGAACAATTTCTGGTGACCTCATCTTCTGATGTTAAGCCCAAAAAACAGTTCGATGTTGATGTGCCAAATGATATTAAGCAGTATTTAGCCAGCTACCCTGCCGATATCGAAATTTTAGAGTTATTGGTCAAGCAAATTGAACCTGACGGTAAAGGGTTGCCGGTATTGGTAAAGCTATATCACCAATTGGGTGCTAAGTTTTACTGTGTGGGCATCGACCCCAACTTTGCCGAAACACCGGGGTTATTGCTTAGTGTAGACTTGCCTCACGCACCAGAACGCTTACTAAAACTGTATCTTGGGCAAGGGGCTGAGGCTTATCTACAACATAATGTTCATACATCTCAGGCATAA
- a CDS encoding response regulator, with product MKPTEPDLQLKSPIQRNYNRAVFYTYIGVIVMSLISAAIFYERQKEVQIEQREDQVARHVLQIDLLLESSIRAVKSLRDVAVDHLRLGEQVRKDRLPQYEKFNADGQFFSLEPNYVKSGEPFTNMGRITGMGSLDGRSEKFYQELEMLFELSLSFPVAKEAAPKASSIYYVSKRKMMSYFPWSNSDQRFREEQLNKQQFQLATPELNPQRNAFWSPAYVDGVQEGLLTTLGLPVYLEDEFIGTINLDMTLASLAKQIRTYFKMPGTVILLDQQNNILSHSDFDSNEMNRVYHISQRIPAELHSLSESELFDAHEGILRNNHYIHSVALHNAPWRLLYIQEEGALFQDSWEKLQLTFILVVLALSVLVTIVHWQTRRAFVSPASKLLTHLEACSQSPIQPPEVISPGWEPWFLLVSRIFEENKQYTRHLAEQNKRLDNLVASRTQRLRDTTERREREFALLRSLIDSLPEAIVFKDKEGKYLGCNKSAERMLGVNESDIIGLTTCDFTSPEQGKRILAEDKKILDDKKPLQYKERIEIAGKPVLLNAFKLPFYNRRNELLGLISIWRDITREYESAEQLRLSEERYHMAMDAVEDGLWDWYIDSEQIICNPAFYSMLGYEPNEFPALLSSIDGLTHPDDRDRVQEYRSQYLLDPTDAYEIEFRMKGKLGEYHWLLSRGRAVEFLESGQTKRMLGTHKDITRQKSNEVALLEAKQDAELANMYKSEFLANMSHEIRTPMNAIIGMLQLAQRTSLTIQQEDYLSKAGFSAQSLLRIINDILDFSKIEAGKLELERVAFPLDKVLDHVLDMNAIKAQEKGVELLLYAPVTAGLILNGDPLRLGQILVNLLSNAVKFTQNGEIELGCEDVGERDHRITLKFWVRDTGIGISKEQQSKLFDAFAQADGSTTRKYGGTGLGLSISKHLVSMMGGTMQVSSEVDQGSIFSFTISFEIAEENIVEPLIVPEQLNNLTTLVVDDNPSALQIYSALMKDFSFGVRTASSGQQALDCLARQPVDLILLDWMMPEMGGLEVLTKVDEMVADGRLAKRPVIILMTAYSAEPLAKDVADRNVHAILQKPFKASVLFDEIIGAFAKEPKLNVQSVPKEDIQEQQSGLVLLVEDNFINQQVASELLKSAGYEVVMADNGQIALDLIDTRAFDAVLMDIQMPVMDGLTASKELRKRYSPEQLPIIAMTAHAMSGDREKSLAAGMNAHITKPIVLNELFDTLSHWIEYKNNNNKM from the coding sequence ATGAAACCAACAGAGCCTGATTTACAGCTAAAATCTCCTATTCAACGTAATTATAATCGCGCGGTTTTTTACACTTATATTGGTGTGATTGTCATGTCACTTATTTCTGCGGCTATTTTTTATGAACGCCAAAAAGAGGTGCAAATTGAACAGCGTGAAGATCAAGTTGCACGGCATGTGTTGCAAATAGATTTATTATTAGAGTCCAGTATTCGTGCGGTAAAAAGCTTACGAGATGTGGCGGTTGATCATCTTCGCCTAGGCGAGCAAGTGCGCAAAGATCGTCTACCTCAATATGAAAAATTCAATGCCGATGGACAGTTTTTTAGTTTAGAACCTAACTATGTTAAAAGTGGTGAACCCTTTACCAATATGGGGCGCATTACCGGCATGGGCTCGCTTGATGGTCGCAGTGAGAAGTTTTATCAAGAACTAGAAATGCTGTTTGAGCTATCGCTATCATTTCCCGTCGCTAAAGAAGCCGCACCAAAAGCTTCGTCTATTTATTATGTATCTAAGCGAAAAATGATGTCGTACTTTCCTTGGAGCAATTCCGATCAACGCTTCAGGGAAGAGCAGCTCAATAAGCAGCAATTTCAATTAGCCACACCAGAATTAAATCCACAACGAAATGCTTTTTGGAGTCCGGCATATGTTGATGGTGTCCAAGAAGGCTTATTAACCACCTTAGGGTTACCGGTTTATCTTGAAGATGAGTTTATCGGCACGATTAACCTCGACATGACCTTAGCTTCATTGGCTAAACAAATACGTACTTATTTCAAAATGCCTGGTACGGTCATTTTATTAGATCAACAAAATAATATTTTGTCCCATAGCGATTTTGACTCCAATGAAATGAATCGTGTGTACCATATCAGCCAACGTATTCCGGCAGAATTACATTCGTTATCTGAATCTGAATTGTTTGACGCTCATGAAGGCATATTACGTAATAATCATTATATTCATTCTGTTGCATTGCATAATGCGCCGTGGCGATTATTGTATATTCAAGAGGAAGGCGCGCTTTTTCAAGATTCATGGGAAAAGTTACAACTGACTTTTATCCTGGTTGTGTTAGCGCTTTCGGTGCTAGTGACCATTGTGCATTGGCAAACCCGCCGTGCGTTCGTTAGCCCTGCATCAAAGTTACTGACCCATTTAGAGGCGTGTTCCCAGTCACCGATACAGCCTCCAGAAGTCATCAGTCCTGGGTGGGAGCCGTGGTTTTTACTGGTCAGTCGTATTTTTGAAGAAAACAAACAATACACGCGCCATCTTGCTGAGCAAAATAAACGTCTTGATAACTTAGTCGCCAGCCGTACTCAGCGTTTACGTGATACCACAGAGCGCCGTGAACGGGAATTTGCCTTATTAAGGTCGCTTATTGATTCATTACCAGAAGCCATTGTCTTTAAAGATAAAGAAGGTAAGTATCTTGGCTGTAACAAGTCAGCCGAGCGTATGTTAGGTGTGAATGAAAGTGATATTATTGGCTTAACTACCTGTGATTTTACTAGCCCTGAACAAGGTAAGCGCATTTTAGCCGAAGATAAAAAAATCTTAGACGACAAAAAACCACTGCAATATAAAGAGCGAATTGAAATAGCCGGAAAACCGGTACTATTGAATGCCTTTAAACTGCCATTTTATAATCGCCGCAATGAATTACTGGGTCTGATTTCTATTTGGCGAGATATTACCCGCGAGTATGAATCAGCAGAGCAATTACGCTTATCAGAAGAGCGTTATCACATGGCGATGGATGCGGTTGAAGATGGTTTGTGGGATTGGTATATCGACTCAGAACAAATTATTTGTAACCCAGCATTTTATTCTATGTTGGGCTATGAACCCAATGAGTTCCCTGCTTTATTATCATCCATTGACGGATTGACTCATCCAGATGACCGTGACCGAGTGCAGGAATATCGTAGCCAATACTTACTTGACCCTACAGATGCCTATGAAATTGAATTTAGGATGAAAGGTAAGCTGGGTGAATACCATTGGTTGTTATCACGTGGTCGTGCGGTAGAGTTTTTGGAGTCAGGCCAAACTAAACGTATGCTTGGTACTCATAAAGATATCACCCGTCAAAAAAGTAATGAAGTGGCCTTGCTGGAAGCTAAGCAAGACGCTGAATTAGCTAACATGTATAAAAGTGAATTTTTGGCTAACATGAGCCATGAAATTCGCACCCCAATGAACGCAATTATCGGTATGTTACAGCTAGCACAACGTACTAGCCTGACCATTCAGCAAGAAGATTATCTCAGTAAAGCGGGCTTCTCGGCCCAATCTTTGTTACGAATTATCAATGATATTCTCGATTTTTCTAAAATCGAAGCCGGTAAGTTAGAGCTAGAGCGAGTCGCGTTTCCGTTAGACAAGGTACTGGATCATGTGCTGGATATGAATGCCATTAAAGCACAAGAAAAAGGCGTTGAATTATTACTCTATGCACCTGTTACCGCTGGACTTATTCTAAATGGAGATCCACTGCGTCTGGGGCAGATATTAGTTAACTTATTATCAAATGCGGTTAAATTTACCCAAAATGGTGAAATTGAGCTGGGCTGTGAAGATGTTGGCGAGCGTGATCATCGCATTACCTTGAAGTTCTGGGTTCGAGATACTGGTATAGGCATTAGTAAAGAACAGCAATCAAAACTATTTGATGCATTTGCCCAGGCCGATGGTTCAACTACCCGAAAATACGGTGGCACCGGATTAGGGTTGTCGATCAGCAAACACCTGGTTTCTATGATGGGCGGTACTATGCAGGTATCGTCAGAAGTGGATCAAGGCAGTATTTTTAGCTTTACCATTAGTTTTGAAATTGCTGAAGAAAACATCGTCGAGCCGTTAATAGTACCTGAACAGTTGAATAATTTAACCACATTAGTGGTCGATGATAACCCAAGTGCATTGCAAATTTATTCAGCATTAATGAAAGACTTCAGCTTTGGTGTTCGCACGGCTTCAAGTGGACAGCAAGCATTAGATTGTTTGGCTAGACAACCTGTGGATCTGATTTTATTGGATTGGATGATGCCTGAAATGGGCGGGTTGGAAGTACTAACTAAAGTTGATGAAATGGTGGCAGATGGGCGCTTAGCAAAACGTCCGGTGATCATATTGATGACAGCGTACAGCGCAGAACCTCTAGCCAAGGATGTTGCCGATAGAAATGTACATGCCATTTTACAAAAGCCCTTTAAGGCATCAGTCTTGTTTGATGAAATTATTGGGGCGTTTGCCAAAGAGCCAAAACTCAATGTACAGTCTGTTCCCAAAGAAGATATTCAAGAACAACAATCAGGATTAGTGTTGTTAGTTGAGGATAACTTTATTAACCAGCAAGTGGCATCAGAATTATTAAAAAGTGCGGGTTATGAAGTGGTGATGGCGGACAATGGCCAAATTGCATTAGATTTAATTGATACCCGAGCATTTGACGCGGTATTAATGGATATTCAAATGCCCGTTATGGATGGTTTAACCGCTTCAAAAGAGCTGCGTAAACGTTATAGTCCGGAACAATTACCGATTATTGCAATGACGGCACATGCGATGTCGGGTGACCGTGAAAAAAGCTTAGCGGCTGGCATGAATGCCCATATTACCAAACCAATCGTATTGAATGAGCTATTCGATACCTTATCTCACTGGATTGAATATAAGAATAATAACAATAAGATGTGA
- a CDS encoding zinc-dependent metalloprotease: MNRRHLSLAIMLAISPAALSLTTLSSTALAATAEKVIKQSQVAEGFVNFYYDSTDGQLYLQANKLNQPFLLLTSLPHGVGSNDIGLDRGQLGRTRMVQFEQHGPYILLKQLNTYFRASSDNVAEQQSVKQAFAESILWRGKLLPGKKALVSINDLVINDLHGVSDVLADTEQGAYTLDSQLSVIMPDNIKSFAQNADVDVNLTFKAQQAGEQVAEVTPDGKFMSVRMRYSFIQLPEAGYQARAYHPMSGYLSDEYADYSVKVDEPLVQRYLLRHRLEKVTPGDAPSEVIKPITYYLDPGVPEPIRTALLEGARWWEEAFNEAGFINGFKVAMLPEGADPQDVRYNMIQWVHRATRGWSYGAAVTDPRTGEIIKGHVTLGSLRVKQDHLIARGLTADWPDRQAAADAAMALSLARIRQLSAHEIGHTLGFDHNFAASTNDNASVMDYPHPYVRLENNAIAIENPYSEGIGEWDKYTVAFGYGAADNQDKLLNQALTKGYRYIGEADSRGNGASHIYASLWDNGNDAIAELSRLEAVRRHAITQFNGEALLKDEPKGELADVFVPMYLLTRYQIEAAAKWIGGTDYNYQQLGSGLRWFFAAPAKQHAALDALVAGLSPQSLAIPDNVLHALVPKAGNYRKTRESFNGNMGVVSDPLGMAEVMSRHIVAQLLSPERLNRVNQAYMQDTEQLSVVDLLDKLIGATLYQELSRETQLGINMRVNAVVVEGMLAAYHHQDTASEVKAQLFAKLGFTVKQLKRRSTRASEYQAAHYDWLYQGIEKSLQTPEYKLIAKPLIMPPGSPI; encoded by the coding sequence ATGAATCGACGCCATCTCTCATTGGCGATAATGCTTGCCATCAGCCCTGCAGCATTATCGCTAACAACTTTATCTAGCACAGCATTGGCTGCGACGGCCGAAAAAGTCATTAAGCAAAGCCAAGTGGCTGAAGGTTTTGTTAACTTTTATTACGATAGCACCGACGGTCAATTGTATTTACAAGCCAATAAGTTAAATCAGCCTTTTTTACTGTTAACCAGTTTGCCCCATGGGGTTGGTTCAAACGACATTGGTTTGGATAGAGGCCAGCTAGGGCGCACTCGTATGGTGCAATTTGAGCAGCATGGTCCCTATATTTTATTAAAACAATTGAATACTTACTTTCGAGCCAGTAGTGATAATGTCGCCGAGCAGCAGTCTGTCAAACAGGCCTTTGCTGAATCTATTTTGTGGCGTGGAAAATTACTGCCAGGCAAAAAAGCGTTAGTGTCGATTAATGATCTCGTCATTAACGACTTACACGGCGTATCGGATGTATTGGCCGACACAGAACAAGGTGCTTATACCCTTGATAGCCAGTTGTCGGTGATCATGCCTGATAATATAAAATCCTTTGCACAAAATGCCGATGTTGACGTTAACCTGACTTTTAAAGCTCAACAAGCTGGCGAGCAAGTTGCCGAGGTTACCCCTGATGGTAAGTTTATGTCGGTGCGGATGCGTTACTCATTTATTCAGCTGCCCGAAGCGGGTTACCAAGCCCGCGCATATCATCCTATGAGTGGTTATTTATCTGACGAGTATGCAGATTACTCCGTTAAGGTAGATGAGCCGTTGGTGCAGCGTTATTTATTACGTCACCGCCTTGAAAAAGTGACGCCAGGCGATGCCCCCAGTGAAGTCATTAAACCCATTACTTATTACCTTGACCCAGGTGTGCCTGAACCGATTAGAACTGCATTGTTAGAGGGTGCGCGCTGGTGGGAAGAAGCCTTTAATGAAGCTGGTTTTATTAATGGTTTTAAAGTGGCGATGCTACCAGAGGGCGCGGATCCTCAAGATGTGCGTTATAACATGATCCAATGGGTGCATCGCGCCACGCGTGGTTGGTCATATGGGGCAGCTGTCACCGATCCGCGTACTGGTGAAATTATTAAGGGTCATGTCACTTTAGGTAGTTTAAGGGTTAAGCAAGATCACCTTATTGCCAGAGGGTTAACCGCCGACTGGCCAGATAGACAAGCTGCTGCAGATGCTGCTATGGCACTTTCTTTAGCGCGAATTCGTCAATTGTCGGCCCATGAAATAGGCCACACATTAGGCTTTGATCATAACTTTGCCGCATCAACTAATGATAATGCGTCGGTAATGGATTATCCCCACCCATATGTGCGTTTAGAAAATAACGCCATCGCGATTGAGAACCCGTATTCAGAAGGCATAGGCGAGTGGGATAAATATACCGTCGCGTTTGGCTATGGTGCTGCGGATAATCAAGATAAACTGCTTAATCAAGCGTTAACTAAAGGCTATCGGTATATTGGCGAAGCAGACTCTCGTGGAAACGGTGCAAGCCATATTTATGCAAGTCTATGGGATAACGGCAATGATGCTATTGCTGAATTGTCTCGCTTAGAAGCCGTGCGTCGCCATGCTATTACCCAATTTAATGGCGAGGCGTTACTTAAAGATGAGCCTAAAGGTGAGTTGGCAGATGTTTTTGTGCCTATGTATTTATTAACCCGTTATCAGATAGAAGCGGCGGCTAAATGGATTGGCGGCACTGATTATAACTACCAGCAATTAGGCTCAGGGCTGCGCTGGTTTTTTGCGGCGCCAGCAAAGCAACATGCGGCACTGGATGCATTAGTAGCAGGCTTATCGCCCCAGAGTTTAGCGATACCTGATAATGTACTGCACGCTTTAGTACCCAAAGCTGGAAATTATCGTAAAACCCGTGAAAGCTTTAATGGCAATATGGGTGTTGTGAGCGATCCATTAGGGATGGCAGAAGTCATGAGTCGGCATATTGTGGCGCAGTTATTGTCACCAGAGCGCTTAAATCGTGTTAACCAAGCTTATATGCAAGATACTGAACAGCTCTCTGTGGTAGATCTATTAGATAAGCTGATAGGGGCGACCTTATATCAAGAATTATCAAGGGAAACACAGCTAGGCATTAATATGCGGGTCAATGCCGTTGTGGTTGAAGGCATGTTAGCTGCATATCATCACCAAGATACTGCCAGTGAAGTTAAAGCCCAGTTATTCGCTAAACTTGGCTTTACCGTGAAGCAATTAAAGCGCCGTAGTACGCGTGCAAGTGAGTATCAAGCAGCGCATTACGATTGGCTATATCAAGGTATTGAGAAAAGCCTGCAAACACCGGAATACAAATTAATTGCTAAGCCACTTATTATGCCACCTGGCTCACCTATTTAA